CCACAGCACGCGTATGCCGCGTACACGGGGCACAGACCGGCGTGGACAGATTCCCGACATGGTCAGCATTCATGTGCGGCCGCCCGAAATCGAAGACCGGTTGATGCCTGGACACTGGGAAGGCGACTTCATCAAGGGTGCCGGCAACCAGTCTTCAGTAGGCGTTCTGGTCGAAAGGACCAGCCGCCTGGTGCTGCTCGCAAAGATGGAAGACGCCACCGCCGCTTCAGCACTGGCGGCCTTCTCCGCCAAACTCAATTCGATTGCCGAGCCATTACGGCAGAGCTTCACCTACGACCAGGGCAAAGAAATGTCGCGGCATAAAGAACTCACCGCCGCGACCGGCGTGAAGGTGTACTTCTGCGACCCGCACAGTCCATGGCAACGCGGCACTTGTGAAAACACCAACGGCCTGCTGCGCCAGTATCTGCCCAAAGGCACAGACCTTTCGGTCTACAGTCAGGACGAACTCGACGCCATTGCAGACAGTCTGAACAGCCGGCCTCGCGCGACTCACGCCTTCCATTCGCCATTCGAGGTCTTCGCCGCGACCCTTGCTTCAGCAAGTCAACCTCAAGGCTCTAAACATTAAACCCGCTGTTGCGC
The DNA window shown above is from Paraburkholderia sp. BL10I2N1 and carries:
- a CDS encoding IS30 family transposase, with translation MHERTQYQQLQPEERLTIASLHLQGSSIRAMARILGRSPATVSRELARNSLPAGYASVSAEALSAARRSAGRGPTKLCLQSVCWRIVLTLLEWKWSPQQISGTLKRMYPTDPTQQVSHETIYTAIYAQPRGELRRQLIACLRHGHSTRMPRTRGTDRRGQIPDMVSIHVRPPEIEDRLMPGHWEGDFIKGAGNQSSVGVLVERTSRLVLLAKMEDATAASALAAFSAKLNSIAEPLRQSFTYDQGKEMSRHKELTAATGVKVYFCDPHSPWQRGTCENTNGLLRQYLPKGTDLSVYSQDELDAIADSLNSRPRATHAFHSPFEVFAATLASASQPQGSKH